In a genomic window of Pseudomonas mohnii:
- a CDS encoding GGDEF domain-containing protein: protein MSDETQRWKEKYLKSIEQQEKLERRWDARLDLLRRGLVRSTLAAEGTDRAVDQCMKEMREVVRSDDMDAGLAALLPRLEKAVLDSEQRRETRVNQTSAALTALVTQLQKLPLPREVRRPLKNFAKQLDSRVSQAREIPLLLSELSGLQGKALSQLDSPTEPDRPGLLQRLFGHRETEEAAVALEQAPIAPSAEAVSAPAAATPSVPVDLAPAVDEPPKALPVSPEAVSTPPAIETSSQTTESSAVHAVVPPAPEPRQKPDSPIEMTAPPASEAPREAESSSVVPVAQTELGTNPDELTPVVFLDTLPLPTPMAQALAAIDPEQSEDDVLYALPDSPEPSYSSVAKHIEDTLLGLLDDLTLPERHRPQAESMRDRLKNGLNWYELLPILDDLATLMLAISDSGQHEFETYLQRLNERLESFQSNLQAASDGHADSRSAAQAMDTQIREQVDGLQNSMHEAADLDDLKQVLENQLEGLLGTMDQHRKQRDEREQEVAGRLKSLAERVALMEQEALGFREHLEEQRQKALIDPLTGLPNRAAWSERLDHEISEWQQHGNTLMLAMLDLDHFKRINDNYGHLAGDKVLKLIASVLRKRLRGTDFIARFGGEEFVLLMPSTVPAAGMKLLEYLRASIEACPFHFKGERVTITISMGLTAFKPGEHSDLVLKRADQALYRAKNAGRNRVELG from the coding sequence ATGAGCGACGAAACACAGCGCTGGAAAGAGAAATACCTCAAAAGCATCGAACAACAGGAAAAGCTCGAACGTCGCTGGGACGCACGCCTCGACTTGCTGCGCCGCGGCCTGGTACGCAGCACCCTGGCGGCGGAAGGCACCGACCGCGCCGTCGACCAGTGCATGAAGGAAATGCGCGAAGTGGTGCGCTCCGACGACATGGACGCCGGCCTGGCCGCCCTGCTCCCGCGCCTGGAAAAAGCCGTGCTCGACTCCGAGCAGCGCCGGGAGACACGTGTCAACCAGACCAGCGCCGCACTGACCGCCCTGGTCACTCAACTGCAAAAATTGCCGCTGCCCAGAGAAGTCCGGCGACCACTGAAGAATTTCGCCAAACAACTGGACAGTCGGGTCAGCCAGGCCCGCGAGATCCCTTTGCTCCTGAGTGAGCTCAGCGGTCTGCAAGGCAAGGCCCTGAGTCAGCTGGATAGCCCCACAGAACCCGATCGACCGGGGCTGTTGCAGCGGCTGTTCGGTCACCGCGAAACCGAGGAAGCGGCCGTCGCCTTGGAACAGGCCCCCATCGCGCCGTCCGCCGAAGCCGTTTCCGCACCGGCTGCCGCGACCCCCTCAGTACCTGTGGATCTCGCACCCGCCGTCGACGAACCGCCGAAGGCGCTTCCGGTTTCTCCCGAAGCGGTTTCCACCCCACCGGCCATCGAAACTTCATCGCAAACGACAGAATCGTCAGCCGTACACGCAGTTGTTCCGCCAGCCCCGGAACCTCGACAAAAGCCCGACTCGCCCATCGAGATGACGGCCCCACCTGCTTCAGAGGCACCCAGGGAAGCGGAATCCTCCTCCGTCGTGCCAGTGGCGCAGACTGAGCTGGGGACCAACCCTGACGAACTGACCCCGGTGGTGTTTCTCGACACCCTGCCACTCCCGACGCCCATGGCCCAGGCACTGGCGGCCATCGATCCGGAGCAATCCGAGGACGACGTACTCTATGCCCTGCCGGACTCGCCCGAGCCGTCGTACAGCTCGGTCGCCAAACACATCGAAGATACCTTGCTGGGCCTGCTCGACGACCTGACGCTACCTGAACGTCACCGCCCGCAAGCCGAGTCGATGCGTGACCGCCTGAAAAATGGTTTGAACTGGTACGAGTTGCTACCGATCCTCGACGATCTCGCCACCTTGATGCTGGCGATCTCCGACAGCGGCCAGCACGAATTCGAGACTTACCTGCAACGACTCAACGAACGACTCGAATCGTTCCAGAGCAATCTGCAGGCTGCCAGCGACGGTCATGCCGACAGCCGGTCTGCCGCGCAAGCCATGGACACGCAGATCCGCGAACAAGTCGACGGCTTGCAGAACAGCATGCATGAAGCAGCAGACCTGGATGACCTCAAGCAAGTACTGGAGAACCAGCTCGAAGGCCTGCTGGGCACCATGGACCAGCACCGCAAGCAACGCGACGAGCGTGAGCAGGAGGTGGCGGGCCGCCTGAAAAGCCTGGCCGAACGGGTGGCCCTCATGGAGCAGGAGGCCCTGGGCTTTCGCGAACACCTCGAAGAGCAACGCCAGAAAGCCTTGATCGACCCGCTGACCGGCCTGCCCAACCGCGCCGCCTGGAGCGAACGCCTGGACCACGAAATCAGCGAGTGGCAGCAACACGGCAACACGCTGATGCTGGCGATGCTCGACCTCGATCACTTCAAGCGTATTAACGATAACTACGGTCACCTGGCGGGCGACAAAGTGCTGAAACTCATCGCCAGCGTGCTGCGCAAACGCCTGCGTGGCACGGATTTCATTGCACGCTTCGGCGGCGAAGAGTTTGTCCTGTTGATGCCCTCCACCGTGCCGGCGGCCGGCATGAAGCTGCTGGAATACCTGCGCGCATCCATTGAAGCCTGCCCTTTCCACTTCAAGGGTGAGCGGGTGACGATCACTATTTCCATGGGCCTGACGGCGTTCAAGCCTGGGGAACATAGCGACCTGGTGCTTAAGAGAGCCGATCAGGCGCTATACCGGGCAAAAAATGCAGGACGAAACCGGGTGGAACTGGGCTGA
- a CDS encoding N-acetylmuramoyl-L-alanine amidase, protein MKYFALIVSLILLAGCASGPRFDTSHPSANHDSRIQFVVLHYTNASQEASLQLLTHGEVSSHYLIGDDKNATIFKLMDENQRAWHAGDSQWQGRTWLNSSSIGIEIVNPGFKDTPTGRLWYPYSEAQVQSLIVLLKDISKRHAISPRSIIGHSDIAPLRKLDPGPLFPWKRLASEGIGIWPNEQAVARQQAIFEAQLPSITWFQTQLARVGYDTPQTGELDVATRHVLTAFQMHFRPSRYDGTPDAQTAALLQVLNQTK, encoded by the coding sequence ATGAAATATTTCGCTCTTATCGTGTCGCTGATTCTGCTGGCTGGCTGCGCCAGCGGCCCCCGCTTCGACACCAGCCACCCCTCCGCCAACCACGACAGCCGGATTCAGTTCGTGGTGCTGCATTACACCAATGCATCCCAGGAGGCCTCTCTGCAACTGCTCACCCACGGTGAAGTCAGTAGCCACTACCTGATTGGCGACGACAAGAACGCGACCATTTTCAAACTGATGGACGAAAACCAGCGAGCCTGGCACGCCGGGGACAGCCAATGGCAAGGACGGACCTGGCTCAACTCCAGTTCCATCGGCATCGAAATCGTCAATCCGGGGTTCAAGGACACTCCGACCGGACGTCTCTGGTATCCCTACAGCGAAGCCCAGGTCCAGTCGCTGATCGTCCTGCTCAAGGACATCAGCAAGCGCCACGCCATCAGCCCTCGCAGCATCATCGGCCACAGCGACATCGCACCGCTGCGCAAACTCGATCCCGGGCCGCTGTTTCCCTGGAAACGCCTGGCGAGCGAAGGCATCGGCATTTGGCCGAACGAGCAAGCCGTCGCGAGGCAACAAGCGATATTCGAGGCACAGTTGCCGAGCATCACCTGGTTTCAGACACAGCTGGCCCGCGTCGGTTACGACACGCCGCAAACCGGCGAACTGGACGTGGCAACCCGCCACGTGCTCACCGCCTTTCAAATGCACTTCCGGCCGTCACGCTACGACGGAACCCCGGACGCGCAAACGGCAGCCCTCCTTCAGGTGCTTAATCAGACGAAATAA